Proteins encoded by one window of Leptospira barantonii:
- a CDS encoding riboflavin synthase, whose product MFTGLVETTGKILEIQETNEGRGFLVETKWNQPDLKLGDSISVNGCCQTVTEFTNEGSRFRFYASFKTLELTNFNFLKVGEEVNLERSALPTTRLGGHLVSGHVDGTGKILSKEEREGGTVICYTVQNDSSLSRYIAPRGSITVDGISLTVVDSRPKEFDLVLIPETLKKTNAKSWNSDTILNLEIDLVARYLEQLLKSKE is encoded by the coding sequence GGGAAGAGGATTTCTCGTCGAAACGAAATGGAATCAACCCGATCTAAAACTGGGCGATTCGATTTCGGTTAACGGATGCTGTCAAACGGTCACCGAATTTACGAACGAAGGAAGCCGCTTTCGGTTTTACGCGAGTTTCAAAACTCTCGAACTTACGAACTTCAATTTTCTCAAAGTGGGCGAGGAAGTGAACTTGGAAAGAAGCGCACTTCCGACAACACGACTTGGGGGACATCTGGTCAGCGGTCACGTGGACGGGACGGGAAAAATTCTCAGCAAGGAAGAAAGGGAGGGAGGAACCGTAATCTGTTATACGGTCCAAAACGATTCTTCCCTTTCCCGATACATCGCCCCGAGAGGGAGTATCACCGTAGACGGGATTTCTCTAACCGTGGTGGATTCGAGACCGAAAGAATTCGACCTGGTTTTGATTCCGGAAACTCTTAAAAAGACCAACGCAAAGTCCTGGAATTCCGACACCATTCTAAACTTAGAAATCGATTTGGTGGCGCGTTATTTGGAACAACTTCTGAAGTCGAAGGAATAG